In one Methanobrevibacter arboriphilus genomic region, the following are encoded:
- a CDS encoding RNA-binding protein, whose amino-acid sequence MIHNIRYRLFVYADENEEELLQGLKNLLPTAKPDRELAEGILEDDIVILSGKIERKRETKDFFKNLLDMDKKSLCKLSDDLERKVDKNGNLFLRFSKSSACEENWEICDTGDSIHLKIKVAAYPAKKNVAISLLNDVLDDYI is encoded by the coding sequence ATGATTCATAATATTAGATATAGATTGTTTGTTTATGCAGATGAAAATGAAGAAGAGCTATTGCAAGGATTAAAAAATCTTCTTCCAACAGCTAAACCAGACCGTGAATTAGCTGAAGGCATACTTGAAGATGATATTGTTATTTTATCTGGAAAGATTGAGAGAAAAAGAGAAACAAAAGATTTTTTTAAAAATCTTTTAGATATGGATAAAAAATCATTGTGTAAGTTAAGTGATGATTTAGAAAGAAAAGTTGATAAAAATGGAAATCTATTCCTCCGATTTTCTAAATCTTCAGCTTGTGAAGAAAACTGGGAGATTTGTGATACTGGTGATTCAATTCATCTTAAAATAAAAGTTGCAGCTTACCCTGCTAAAAAAAATGTAGCTATATCTCTTTTGAATGATGTATTAGATGATTATATTTAA
- a CDS encoding 50S ribosomal protein L15e, whose amino-acid sequence MYKYIRDAWKNPDKSYVRELMWERAPIWRREKVIQRIDRPTRIDRARSLGYKAKKGYIVVRTRVRRGGRRKTRFTAGRRPKRMGVNKITPSKSIQRIAEERVSKKYPNMEVLNSYWVWSDGKFKFFEVILVDPQSPSIINDPKINWICESQHKNRALRGLTSAGKKGRGRKTRGKGSEKRH is encoded by the coding sequence ATGTACAAGTATATTAGAGATGCATGGAAAAATCCTGATAAGTCTTATGTAAGAGAACTTATGTGGGAAAGAGCTCCAATTTGGAGACGTGAAAAAGTAATTCAGAGAATAGACAGACCTACAAGAATCGATCGTGCTAGATCCCTTGGATATAAAGCTAAGAAAGGTTATATTGTTGTTAGAACTAGAGTACGTCGTGGTGGAAGGAGAAAAACTCGTTTTACTGCAGGTCGTAGACCAAAACGTATGGGTGTAAATAAGATAACTCCTTCAAAATCTATCCAAAGAATAGCTGAAGAACGTGTAAGTAAAAAATACCCTAATATGGAAGTTTTAAACTCTTACTGGGTATGGTCTGATGGTAAATTCAAATTCTTTGAAGTTATTTTAGTAGATCCACAAAGTCCTTCTATTATCAATGATCCTAAAATTAATTGGATTTGCGAAAGTCAACACAAAAATAGAGCTCTTAGAGGTTTAACTAGTGCTGGTAAGAAAGGTAGAGGACGAAAAACAAGAGGAAAAGGTTCTGAAAAGAGACATTAA
- the rnp3 gene encoding ribonuclease P protein component 3, whose protein sequence is MKFHDLNLKGKNYKLDKDLILDAYNLGWDYVNLNYSTENFKKAINYKNELNQEIDEIIANYQNENKINSENKFEFEFGLEINPKSQNELYKLSKKYRNESKYISVLGGDLTINRAACENRQIDVLSRPYFRNRNSCGINHVLAKEAVRNNVAIELCFNDILSSYLSFRAKIMAHFREIIKLYNKFRFPLIITSGASSIWETRSPKDIFSVFKNFGLSQDDLDLCLDDYPNQLIEFNNERENMIVLGVKKINNDY, encoded by the coding sequence ATGAAGTTCCATGATTTAAATTTAAAAGGAAAGAATTATAAACTTGATAAAGATTTGATCTTGGATGCTTATAATTTAGGATGGGATTATGTTAATCTAAATTATTCTACTGAGAATTTTAAAAAAGCTATTAATTATAAAAATGAATTAAATCAAGAAATAGATGAAATAATAGCTAATTATCAAAATGAAAATAAAATCAACAGTGAAAATAAATTTGAATTTGAATTTGGGCTTGAAATTAATCCTAAAAGTCAGAATGAATTATATAAACTCTCTAAAAAATATAGGAATGAATCTAAATATATTTCTGTTTTAGGAGGAGATTTAACTATAAATCGGGCTGCTTGTGAAAATAGGCAAATTGATGTTCTTTCAAGACCTTATTTTAGAAATCGTAATTCTTGTGGAATTAATCATGTTTTAGCTAAAGAAGCTGTTAGAAATAATGTTGCTATTGAACTTTGTTTTAATGATATTTTGTCTAGTTATTTAAGTTTTAGGGCAAAAATAATGGCTCATTTTAGAGAAATTATTAAATTATATAACAAATTTAGATTTCCTTTAATAATAACTTCTGGTGCATCATCAATTTGGGAAACAAGATCTCCTAAAGATATTTTTTCTGTTTTTAAAAATTTTGGTCTTTCTCAAGATGATTTAGATTTATGTTTAGATGATTATCCTAATCAATTGATTGAATTTAACAATGAAAGAGAAAATATGATTGTTCTTGGTGTTAAAAAGATTAATAATGATTATTAG
- the psmA gene encoding archaeal proteasome endopeptidase complex subunit alpha: MQPLQNAGYDRAITVFSPDGRLFQVEYAREAVKRGTTSLGVKSKEGIVLLVDKRTTSKLVESKSIEKIFQIDDHIGAATSGLVADARALIERARMESQINKITYNEPIRVESLAKKICDMKQMYTQNGGVRPFGSALIIGGVNKNGCKLFETDPSGALIEYKATAIGSGRSAAMDVFEENYREDMTINEAIDLALDAVYEATEGKTTVESVEIAVIDKETRKYRKISDEEVAVHVESLIARKDTDDNIEEEEIEDEE, translated from the coding sequence ATGCAACCTTTACAAAATGCTGGATATGATAGGGCTATCACTGTCTTTAGCCCAGATGGAAGACTATTCCAAGTAGAATATGCAAGAGAGGCAGTAAAAAGAGGTACTACTTCTTTAGGTGTAAAATCAAAAGAAGGTATTGTACTTTTAGTAGATAAAAGAACTACAAGTAAACTTGTAGAATCCAAATCTATTGAAAAGATCTTTCAAATTGATGACCACATAGGTGCAGCTACATCTGGATTAGTAGCTGATGCAAGAGCATTAATTGAAAGAGCAAGAATGGAATCTCAAATTAATAAAATTACTTATAATGAACCAATAAGAGTTGAATCTTTAGCTAAAAAGATTTGTGATATGAAACAAATGTATACTCAAAATGGTGGTGTACGCCCATTTGGTTCTGCACTTATCATTGGTGGAGTAAATAAAAACGGATGTAAACTCTTTGAAACTGATCCTAGTGGGGCATTAATTGAATATAAAGCAACTGCTATAGGATCTGGAAGATCTGCTGCTATGGATGTTTTTGAAGAAAATTACAGAGAAGATATGACTATTAATGAAGCAATTGATTTAGCTCTTGATGCTGTCTATGAAGCTACTGAAGGTAAAACTACAGTTGAAAGTGTTGAAATAGCTGTTATTGACAAAGAAACTAGAAAATATAGAAAAATTTCTGACGAAGAAGTAGCAGTTCATGTTGAATCACTTATTGCAAGAAAAGATACTGATGATAATATTGAAGAAGAAGAAATTGAGGATGAAGAATAA
- a CDS encoding Ig-like domain-containing protein: MIKIYNLKFIRFFLLFIVAVFILVSISSINAADINLNSTNSSGIGGAIDDIGSGSDIDNTLTLNPGTYNKTSDINVSINFSGKNVLIRGNGSPDQVIIDARGLGRMFNISGNSNITFENITFINGYINNGNGGSLYITAGKTTITNCVFKNNNASTVNTSASSPAYTYGGAIYNTANNLEINNSKFTNNTAYTRTYHYNWGQDSFAYGGAIYNTGLNLSVNNSEFNNNTIYSESWSGYVSADAHGYGGAIYNTGDNFKLINSIFNNNKITSDAGSNDYNYPHSDAQGAGVFNSGKGLSVTNSTFINNNITSYAGSRYDFGSNNAWGAGIYTNNEFSINGSNFFNNTIVATSWADEYYSGYVEYVDNGTGIDIYVNSANVGINYNRFVGNYSNKVFFANFANVSADYNWWGKNSIAGYTNLNTNNHYILNIANTTSLNGIVIGDQIIFNLLVLNTTRNNDGVEYLPYFAINGTFNGFVFNSTWNDRFKYNYTINRTNWQYVLAHLDMQDTSFQFYVMMTTNSTIVIDPINPKIDNNVTITGHLANYTNITQVNVSVDGNLYLVDVNSNGDWTLTYLTNRTGSISVLVSLTGNSYYTDFSNSTMFNVLKTTNSTIVVSPSSVNIGENVNVTGQLANYTGISSINVTIGGNTYPVTVDSTGFWSLNYTTKKTGNITVAVNFNGNDNYTGFSNTTSFEVFKNSTNSSIVVSNVHVGNDAIISGQLAGYLGDGSDSLTVTVDGNDYNVTIGADGDWSLNYTTEKTGNITVAISFDGNDNYTAFTNTTSFEVFKNSTNSSIVINPNNPNIGDNITISGQLANYTNITQVNVTIEGNNYLVDVNSTGGWILNYTVSNVGNISVSVSLSGDYYYMDFINKTNFLVNKLNSTISAEIPNGTVGETVNVAVKLDETINIIANVTIGNHTYYDIVFVDGVAIIPYSITVPYLGNLNVTFLGNDQYNSGSVLVNVNFKAPTNVIVDKKTTGKGKDVILSAKLLDHNGNPLSDKTLKFYINGNYIGEAITDENGIAILKYTANTVGNLTVNVEFVGDDLYLSSNSSNILKVITNHQNKTNNTNNTNKTNTTNNTKTNHTNTDKASAFMKKTGIPLIPAILAIFIVLGILLRRKQN, translated from the coding sequence TAGTGGTAAAAATGTTTTGATTCGTGGAAATGGTTCTCCTGATCAAGTTATCATTGATGCAAGAGGATTAGGAAGAATGTTCAATATTTCTGGTAATTCTAACATTACTTTTGAAAATATAACATTTATAAATGGTTATATAAATAATGGAAATGGTGGATCTCTTTACATAACCGCAGGTAAAACAACTATAACTAACTGTGTCTTTAAAAACAATAATGCATCTACTGTTAATACATCCGCATCATCACCAGCTTATACTTATGGTGGTGCTATTTATAACACTGCTAACAACCTTGAGATAAATAATTCAAAATTTACAAATAACACTGCTTACACTAGAACTTATCACTATAATTGGGGACAGGATTCTTTTGCATATGGTGGTGCTATTTATAATACTGGTCTTAATCTCAGTGTAAATAACTCTGAATTTAACAATAACACTATTTATTCAGAATCTTGGTCAGGCTATGTATCTGCTGATGCTCATGGATATGGTGGTGCTATTTACAATACTGGTGATAACTTTAAATTAATCAATTCTATCTTTAATAATAACAAAATCACCTCTGATGCAGGATCTAATGATTATAATTATCCTCATTCTGATGCTCAAGGAGCAGGTGTTTTCAACTCAGGTAAAGGATTGTCAGTGACAAATTCTACGTTCATTAATAATAACATCACTTCATATGCAGGATCTCGATATGATTTTGGTTCGAATAATGCTTGGGGTGCTGGTATTTACACTAATAATGAATTTTCTATAAATGGTTCAAACTTCTTCAATAATACTATTGTTGCTACAAGTTGGGCTGATGAATATTATAGTGGCTATGTTGAATATGTGGATAATGGTACTGGTATTGATATTTATGTTAATTCTGCTAATGTAGGTATCAATTATAATCGATTTGTTGGAAACTATTCCAATAAAGTTTTCTTTGCTAATTTTGCTAATGTTAGCGCAGATTATAATTGGTGGGGTAAGAATAGTATTGCTGGTTATACTAATTTGAATACTAATAATCATTATATTCTTAATATAGCTAATACTACAAGCTTGAATGGTATTGTTATTGGTGATCAAATAATATTTAATCTTCTGGTATTAAATACTACTCGTAATAATGATGGTGTGGAATATTTACCTTATTTTGCCATCAATGGTACTTTTAATGGCTTTGTTTTTAATAGTACTTGGAATGATAGATTTAAATATAACTACACAATCAATAGAACCAACTGGCAATATGTTCTTGCTCATTTAGATATGCAAGATACTAGTTTCCAATTCTATGTAATGATGACTACTAATTCAACAATTGTAATAGATCCAATTAATCCCAAGATAGATAATAATGTTACTATCACAGGACATTTAGCTAATTATACTAATATTACACAGGTTAATGTTTCTGTTGATGGTAATCTTTATCTTGTTGATGTGAATAGCAATGGTGATTGGACTTTAACTTATTTAACTAACCGTACTGGTAGTATCTCAGTTTTAGTTAGTTTAACTGGTAATTCATACTATACTGACTTCAGTAACTCTACTATGTTTAATGTATTAAAAACCACTAATTCTACTATCGTTGTTAGTCCATCTAGTGTTAATATTGGTGAAAATGTTAATGTAACTGGTCAATTGGCTAATTATACTGGAATAAGTAGTATTAATGTTACTATTGGTGGTAATACTTATCCTGTTACTGTTGATAGTACTGGTTTTTGGAGTCTTAATTATACTACTAAAAAGACAGGTAATATCACAGTGGCTGTTAACTTTAATGGTAATGACAATTATACTGGTTTTAGTAATACTACTAGTTTTGAAGTGTTTAAGAATAGTACTAATTCTAGTATTGTTGTTTCTAATGTTCATGTTGGAAATGATGCTATTATTAGTGGTCAGTTAGCTGGTTATCTTGGTGATGGTTCTGATTCTTTAACTGTTACTGTTGATGGTAATGATTATAATGTTACCATTGGTGCTGATGGTGATTGGAGTCTTAATTATACAACTGAAAAGACAGGTAATATCACAGTAGCTATTAGTTTTGATGGTAATGATAATTACACAGCATTTACTAATACTACTAGTTTTGAAGTGTTTAAGAATAGTACTAATTCTAGCATTGTTATCAATCCTAACAATCCAAATATTGGGGATAATATTACTATTAGTGGCCAATTAGCTAATTATACTAATATTACACAGGTTAATGTTACTATAGAGGGTAATAATTATCTTGTTGATGTTAATAGTACTGGTGGTTGGATTTTAAACTATACTGTTTCTAATGTAGGTAATATTAGTGTTTCTGTTAGTTTATCTGGTGATTATTACTATATGGATTTCATAAATAAAACTAACTTTTTAGTTAATAAGTTAAATTCAACTATTTCTGCTGAAATTCCTAATGGAACTGTTGGTGAAACAGTTAATGTTGCTGTTAAACTTGATGAAACCATTAATATTATAGCTAATGTTACTATTGGCAATCATACCTATTATGATATTGTTTTTGTAGATGGTGTAGCTATTATTCCATATTCAATAACAGTACCATATCTTGGAAATCTCAATGTAACTTTCTTAGGTAATGATCAATATAATAGTGGCAGTGTCCTTGTAAATGTCAACTTTAAGGCACCAACTAATGTCATTGTTGATAAAAAGACTACTGGAAAAGGTAAAGATGTGATCTTATCTGCTAAACTATTAGATCACAATGGTAACCCATTATCTGATAAAACTCTCAAGTTCTATATCAATGGTAATTATATTGGTGAAGCTATAACTGATGAAAATGGAATTGCAATACTAAAATACACTGCAAATACTGTAGGTAACTTAACAGTAAATGTTGAATTTGTGGGGGATGACCTATATCTTTCTTCTAATAGTAGTAATATATTGAAAGTAATAACTAATCATCAAAACAAAACAAACAATACAAACAATACAAACAAAACAAATACTACAAATAATACAAAAACAAACCATACTAATACAGATAAAGCTAGTGCTTTTATGAAAAAAACAGGAATACCTTTAATCCCAGCTATATTAGCAATATTCATTGTTTTAGGAATATTACTAAGAAGAAAACAAAATTAA
- a CDS encoding Rpp14/Pop5 family protein produces the protein MKFYDISNYSSNHYKIDNNINNSDIDTDINNNSNNNNNKVNTNSINNFINYEEEEPSYYHFKVVLRCKRGCEEKVRGSLALLSNYNNKKIAITTIGISGTISSSIEKFIK, from the coding sequence ATGAAGTTTTATGATATTAGTAATTATTCTTCAAATCATTATAAAATAGATAATAATATCAATAATAGTGATATTGATACTGATATCAACAATAATAGTAATAACAATAATAATAAAGTTAATACTAATAGTATTAATAATTTTATTAATTATGAAGAAGAAGAGCCTTCGTATTACCATTTTAAAGTTGTTCTTCGTTGTAAAAGAGGTTGTGAAGAGAAAGTTCGTGGAAGTTTAGCATTATTATCTAATTACAATAATAAAAAAATAGCTATAACAACTATAGGTATATCTGGAACTATATCTTCATCAATAGAAAAGTTTATTAAGTAA